CCTCAGTGATGGGCACCAGGCGCTCGGGGGCCACCGTCACATTGGCCTGGATGCTCCGTGCCAGTGGCGTGTCCCCAAATGACACGACAAACACAAAGCAGTAGTGCCCCACAGGCAGCGCCAACCGCGGCAGCACCAGGTGAGGCCGGCTCACATCCACGCCGGGCAGGGCCACACGCGCCGGGCGCCCCGGCCGCTGGCAGCTGGCGGTGCGGTATACCTCCCAGCGGTACTCAGTCTGGTAGGTGACGCAGTCGCGCAGCTCAACGTGGGCATCCAGGTAGTTGCGCTGTGATCGCCGCATCAGCACCTGCAGGGGCAGGACCACGTCCACCTCCGGCTCCCGGCAGGCCAGCACCTGGACGGTCACCGTGGCCTGCGCCACGAAGAAGCTCACCAGGTTGGAGGCGTTCACCTGCACGCGGTAGTCCCCAGGCCTCAGGTAGGAGTGCTCAGCCCTGGGCTCATCTGTGTCCTGCCCTGGGGACCCATCCCCAAAGTCCCAGTGGTAGGCCACGCGCCgggggctggggctggtggcGGCCTCAAACTGCGCCGAGCTGTTGGTGAAGCAGGGGCCACTCCGCAGGGCCACATACTGGACAGCATCCTGAACCTCCAGCACCAGCGTGCGGTTCTCACTGCCCAGGGCGTTGAAGGCGCGCACCTGGATCTCCAACAGCCTCGCGGCCACGGGCGTGTAGGTGACGTCGCGGCCTGACAGGATGACCAGCGAGTCGCCCTGGACCTTCTGCAGTGAGAAGTACCAGGCGTCGGCGACCCAAGAGCCGCGCTGCACGCGGGCTGTGAAGTTCCTCTCAGTGCCCGTGGCGATGCCAGGCTCGCAGCAGTTGGGCACCTGCAGCCCGCTCACGGCCTCCAGCACCACGATGCGCACCTGCGCCTGGGCCCAGCTCACGTGGTTTTTGCCCTGCACGCTCACCACGTGGTCTCCGACGCGGGGGAAGCTGTGGGAGAAAACGGGGCCTGGGGAGCACCTCGGGGCTGGCCCCGCCGACCTGCAGGCGGAAGGTGACAGCTGAGCCGGCAGCCAGCAGGATCTGAAAATGGACAAGCTGCCCGGGCGCCACCACCTTGCTGCTGGCCCACAGCACCAGGCCCACGATGGGCTCCTCCACCGTGAGGTTGTACGTGGCTGAGACCCAGCTGACTGCGTTGGAGGCATTGAGCCGGATGGAAAAGGTGCCAGCATCCGGGAAGACCATGGTGACATGAGAGCCACGCTTGCTGCTTCTGCCGGGCACAGCCCAGCACCAGCTCACATTGGTGCCCGTGGCCAGCTGCCCCCAAAAGGGCACAGAGGACCCGGCCGCCACGAAGCTGCCTCCCGGCTCGCTGGCCCTGATGCTGAGGCCACTCACAGGCACCTGCACATCCACTTACACAGTGGCGTTGGCTGAGCCCAGCGGGTTCCCTGCCGTCATGGTGACCAAGTGCAGGCCGGGTGTGGGGAAGCTGTGGGTGGTAAATGACTCGGGGGTCTCCCAGCTCAGCCCCTCCTCCAAGGACCAAGTGTATACGACACCACTGCCACCAGCCAGCTCGGCACTGAGGGTGACGCTTGTGTTGACGGCAGCTGGGTTCGGGGAGGCGGCCACCATCAGCCACCCCACAGGCTCCACGAAGTCCACGGTGCAGTTGTCCCAGGCACTGCCCAGCATGTTGGTGGCCCGCAGCTGCACATGGTAGGTGCTGGCCTCAAGCGCGGTGAGCGAGAAGCCTTTGCCGCTGCCGGCCAGGGCCGGGCCCCTGTCCCTCCAGGCAGTCCAGCTGTAGGATATGTTGGTGCCGTCCCTGACCACGGCCTGCAGCTGTACCGTGTGGTTGGTGGGGAAGTAGCGGCCACCGCCCACCACCTGCAGCCCCTCTATGAGCTGCAGGACATAGACGAAGATGCTGtcctgggtggagcccacctcgTTCTCAGCCGTGACGATGATATTGAAGGTGCCAACGGAGCGGAAGGTGTAAAGAGATGGTAGGAACCCCAGGGATGGGCGTGCAGCGGTCACAGAGCACCCAGGAATAGCGCACATCACTGCCGGCCTCCAGCGAGGTGCTGAAGCTCACGCTCCCATTCAGGGGCACCACTGTGCGGCTGGCATTGACGACGAGCCCCCACACGCGCCGCCTCACCGTCACATTGAGCCAGGCCTCGCTGCGGCTCACCTCATTCCAGCCGGCCACCCTAACGGTGAAGTCACCTGTGCTGTTGTAAGCGTGGGTGACCTCCGGACCCTCGAGCCGCCCACCATCCCCCAGATCCCACAGGTAGCTAGCTGGCGGGGCGCCCACGGCCCACAGCAGAGAACAGGTagggctgctgcagctccagcccAAGGGAGCCACTGACCTTGATGCTGGTGACCAGCACGGGCTCCTGCACCTCCACCAGGGCTGAGTCATTGGCAGCGGAGATGTTGTTGGACGCGGTGACTGTCACAAGATAGGAGCCTGGGTCTCGGTAGATGAACGTCACCTCAGGGCCCCCGGCACGGGCGGGGGCGGCTTCCTCAGTGCCAAAGTCCCAGGTATAGCGGTAGGGGAACGGGggccaggcacatgccaccagccGGGCCTCGTCCCCAAGCTGCACAAACTGCCTCTCTGGCTGCAGGGTGACGTTGCCCACCTCTGGCTCCACGCAGATGCTGGTGAAGTAATGCGCCCTGTTCACGCGGCTGGACAGCACCAGCGCCAGGGGGAACGTGCCACTCCGCGTGAAGTTGTGCGTCACCGTCGGGCACCCCCGCACGGTCGTGTTGGAGGAGCCATCCCCAAAGGTCCAATCGAAGAGGTAGTGGGCCGGGTTCCCGGTGACGTAGGCCGTGAGCCGCGCGTCAGGCTGCGTGGGGATGCAGGCGGTGGGCTCGACGCGCAGCACCTCCAGGACGAAGACCAGCACGTGCAGGCTCCGGGCCAGGTGGCCGGCGGGGCTGGTCGCACCCACGGTCACTGTGCAGTTCTGTGCCCGCAGGTACACATGCTCCACTGTGGCCTCCGGGCCCGACGGCACGGTGCCGTCCCCCATCTCGAAGGTCCACGTGATGTTGTCGCCCGTCTGCACCGCGGCGCTGACCACCACGGGGGCGCCCTGCTCCACGGCCAGGCTCATGTCCACGCTGAGCCCGCGGAGCTCCTCAAAGACGCGCACATCCGCCTGGGCCGCCGCACCGCTCACCGTGTTGTTGACCTCCAGGCGCACGTGGTAGGTGCCCCTCGAGGCATAGGTGTGGTTGGCAGCCGGATGGCTCTGGGTCAGGACAGGGGAGCCGTCCCCGAAGTCCAACGTGTAAAGAACACCCCCAGGCGAGGGCAGCGGGTGCGGGTAGAAGGTGATGGGCCGGCCGGCCACCAGGACGCCATCACTCACACCCACAGCCATGGAGGGCAGGGAGGCGCGCACGCTCACAGGCACCTGCTGCGTCCGGTTCTCAAAGGGATTAGATGCCAGCACGGTCAGGACGTACTCACCTGTGGGGACAGGCCCAAGTGGGGCAGCCGCGGCACCCCCACCTGCTCCCCACCTGCTCGGCAGAAGCCCCCCCCCGCCTGAGGAGCCCGGGGTGAACGGCTGCACCTGCGGCCCAGCCTTAAGGGTCCCAGGCTCCCAAGCCACGTGCGGGACGGAGCACAGGTGCAGCAGCACTGAGGGCTGCCTGGTGAGGACGGCACCGCCTCCAAGTGCAGCTGCACTCGGGGCAGCAGAGCAGCAAGAGCCAGGCCGGGGGGGGAGGGCAGTTCAGGGGGCCCAGCTTCCCTGTCCActgcccccacgcctggcctctccctCACCCCAGTAGGGGCCTAAGCCATCAGCCCAGGTGAGGTCACAGTGAGGGCTGTTGGGGAGGAAGCGGGGCAGCTTGACTGGGGGACTGGGGGGCCCCGTGCTCAGAGCCTGAAAGGCAGTGGCCCCCTCACCCCCTCATCCCTCACCTGGGGCAGCGTAGGTGTGCGTGACATTGTGCTCCACCAGCACCTGGGCCACCGAGGGGTCTGGAACCGGGAAGGACTCGTTGTACGGAGGCTGGAACTGGTGGAGGGCCTGCTCCCCATCCCCAAAGGTCCACCTGCTGGGGCAGTGGGAGGCAGTGAGTGAACCGGGACAGGGGTGCGCAGTGGCGGGGCACAGGTGCGCGGTGGCGGGGCAGGGGGTGCTTGGGACCCAGCCGAGGCTCCACTCTGCAGTCACGCCCCGGGCCTCCATTCAGGGCCCACCCGGCTGTGCTGAGTCCTCTCCCGGCTCCCGTGCAGCCTCAAGGCTCCTGTGCACCCAGTACCTCCCAACAGAcagggaaaccgaggctcagaaaaGCAACCCCCTGATGTGGGGTCCCTCGGCTGAGGCTGGGGCCGGGACAAGAGCCTGGTGCCCACCCCAGACCGGCCCCCGAGTCACTCACAGGAAGGCCACCTCCACGGCCGAGTCCACCAGCACGCCCGCCGTCAGTGCCAGCGTGGCATTGGGGGACAGCACGGCCGGCACTGTGGAGACCCGCAGGCCCTGCATCCTGTTCATCCGCTCCACGGTGACGTTGTAGTTCACAGTGACGTTGCTCACGTGGTTGGAGGCCGTCAGCTGCAGGGACAGGCATCAGTCGGCCCAGGTGGCAGGTGAGAGGCCTGGCCCTGCTTGGCGTCCCTCCCTCCACGCACCCACAGCCATGGCAGCGTCCTCGGGCAGCATGAAGCAGAGCAGAAGGCAGAGGTGAAGGTGAAGGTGgagcccgcccccgccccgccccgccccatcccctcccctcccctccccaccccctcccctcccctccccacccccgcccaccTACTGAGAGCTTGAAGACCGCCGCGCTCTGCTAAATGACATTGAAGACCACGTTCTGGAAGGTCAGGGACTGCTTGTCGTTGATGGTCCACCGGAAGACCATGTCCGAGCCGGCCTCCACCACGGGGCTGTACCTCTGCGGGGGGACTGGTGTCAGCCTGGGCTCTGCGGAGGACTCTGCCCTTAGCCTGTCGCCTCCTGGACACACCTCCCGTCAGGCTGGAGAGTCCCACGCGGGGCACAGAGGAGAGGAGGTGCCCGGGGCTCTGCATGCCATGGGAGCCAAGCCCGGGCTGGGACACTGACTGTCCGGCTCTCCAGCCAGCCATGTAGTAATGCCTATTAAtgcctcaacctctctgtgcctcagtttccccatctgtaaagcaAACCTAGTACCAGCTACAAAGAGTCCACCTCCCTCTGAGTCTTCTCAGACCCTCCTGGGGCTCCTGCCCCAGTTCCTCAGCCAGAGAGCTCGGAGCAGTGAGGGGAGGCACATGGGCCTCACAGGGACAGCACCTACACTGGCTTACAGAACCCAGGACAGGCTGCACAGGTCACGCCATTTCTGATGGCCCCTCCCAAGGCCCCTGGTGAAGGGGCAGGTACCCGCAAGACGGAGACAGCCCTGTCCCCCATgtacccagcatggtggcaccgCGGGCAGCCCGCAGTTTCCCATCAGGGGttcagactccacctcaaaagcCACTCGCTTTAGCCAGGCGAGAACACAGCAGAGGGCGTGAGAGACTCACGGGGGCTCGTGTGAGGTCAGGGAGCGGAGTTTTAAATTCATCTCGTGAAATGAGACAGTGGAATGAGTTAGCGGAGCCGCTGTCAGAGCCGTGACTTTCCAGGAATTTAAAGCCCACCAGGTAGCCTGAGGAGCCAGCCAGCAGGACCTGCCCGGGGCCGACGTCCCCAGTAACTGGGCTGCTGCCCTCACTGGGAAGCCAGGCCTCACGCCCTGTGTGAGCACCCTGTCTGCAGGCACCTGCCTGGGGGCTGGTGGTGGAGCCTCGGCCATACTCACCACTAGGACTCCCTGCAGTACACGGGCCTCGGGGCTGGGCGTGGCGCGGAGGCCACAGATGGGCTCCTCCGCCGTCACCCGCAGGCTGAGGTTGGCCCGGCTGGCGCTGTTTTCCACCACAACGTCCATCACGTGCTCCCCCTCACTGAGCCACGGCAGTGCTACCGCTGAGAACAGGGTATCATTGGTCTCCCAGGGGCAGCCGGGCACGAAGGTGGCcaccagggcagggcaggcattCTCAAAGCGGGCGCTGACACTGCCCCCGGGCCAGCGAGCCGTGGCCGTGGCGTTGGCACCAGAGTCCACCTGGAGCACCAAGGCCGAGCCGTTGGTGGGCACGTAGAGGCGGCCGTCATGGGGGGCAGGGTAGATGACCCGCagcccagccactggggagaccACGTCAAAGCTGCAGGACAGGTTGTGCCTGGACACGCCATTGCCCACCTCTGCCAGGACCTCATAGCGCCCAGGCAGCCGCAGCACAGGGTTGGGCCTCAGGCCCAGCAGCACGGTGAGCTGTTCCGTGGCTGCAAGCAGCCgcagggcacaggcagggcaggCCCAAGTGCCCTCCAGCTGGGCTGGCAAGTGGGGCAGCCATGACGAGGCGTTGGCAGAGAGGTACGGGGCCTGGGGACCAGGGTGGCTGGGAGCCGGCGAGCAGTGCAGGAGGGCGCCAGGGCCAGCATCGTGCTGCAAGCCAACGAGGTCACCAGGGAGCATGAGGACATCCTGGCCGTGGAGGGTGACCtgtggagagggaggcagggctgcATCACGTCCTCACGGTCATGGCCCGTGGACCCCTGCACGACGGATGAGGGTGGACACGCAGGGCTCCCCGCTTCGTCAGCCACACCTCAGGGAGCCTCCCCACAGTGCTCCTGACAAGGACAGGCAGGACAGTTGCAGACAGGGGGACACACGGGGAGAGGACACAGGCCAAGACCTGGCAGACAGGAAGGAGCGGCTGtgctgggagagagaaagaggaggcacAGCTCGTGCCAAGGGCCCAGGCGAGAGCTTCTCCCACTGGGAGGGGCAAGGGCACTGCAGAGGTCGGAGGCTGGAGGTCGGAGGTCAGAGGTGACAAGGACGTGGGAGGGGCCTGCAGGCTGGGTGTGTCTGGTGAGCAGACCCAGACCTTGGGCAGCAGACAGGAAGGTGGCCTGAGGAGATGCAGGGAACAGACCCAGGTCAGGGCCACACACCGAGTACTGCGCGGGGGGGCCCCGCGGGAATGGAGAAGAGGAACTCTCTCCATAGCGCATAGGGGGCCCCGGgtagccctggccctgacgtgCAGCCATTGGCGCAGGCCTGGGGGTGGCAGGAGGCGTCCAGCGGCAAGCAGATGTTGGCTCCAGGGCACCAGCGTCCCCCTGGCATGCACGCGGGGACCAGCTGGGTCCTGTTGTCCGGGGACCTGCTCTCAGGCTCGCTGCCGTTCTCCGGGGTCCCTGCGAGGAGGGGAGGGTGTTGGGGCCCTGATTCGCCCACGGGCCACCGTCAGAGATGCCCAACTGCCTGCACCAGCAAGCCTGGCCTTGCTGTGAGGACAGGTCTCCCCGCCCGGGCAGCACTCCCAGCCCAGTGCTGCGTCCCTGTCTCCGGCCAGCCGACTGACCCAGGCCGGCCCCACCCAATCCACCCCCAGGACACACCTGGAATGAGCTGGTGTCTCTGGAACCCCTGCTCTGTCCACCTAAGACTGGGAACCACTCTGGTGGCCACAGGACCAGCAGACGTGAGAGCTCAGAGAGGCCACCCCGAGTCCTGCGGCGCCCACCACCCCAGAGTCCCACCTGCTGTGCTGAGGAGCCGGTACACCTGCAGCCGCAGCTGGGCGGGCCGCCGGAGCCTCCTGGGTCCCAAATTCGGCCGTGGTGAGGAAGGCTTCACGGCTCAGACGCAGGCCCGGGAATACCATGACCTGGTGGGCAGGGGGCCGCCTCAGCTCCACAGACCCCACCCCAGCCTGAAGCCCAGACTCCCCCCACCCGAACTTcccaggaagaggggagggaaggagagcgaGCCATCGGACCCCCACAGGCCTGGCTCCTGTCGCTCGAGAGGAAGACTCCGATGGAAACTGTCCATGGGGGGCAGGACCCCTGACCTGCCTTTCAGGAATAACTCACACACACTCAGAGAAAAGGCCTGGGGGTAATGTGAGTAAACGCTTTCCTCTCTGCACTCTGGATTTTCCCAACCATCTTCACTGGGCACAAGCAACATTAAGGCCCCCAAGTTTTTTGGCGAGACCCACAGTGGGCAGGGCAGGCAAGGcctccaggggcaggcaggagggcaGGTTGTAGAACGTGGGGGGCCGACTACCTCCACGGGCTCGTGCGGGGCTGAGAGGCCGTCCTGCTGTGCCAGAGGCGTCAGGGGTCCCTGCAGGTCCCCACTGGGCGCTCCCACGAGGAGGTTCTCGGCATCCTGCACTGGGCCTGGGGTGGCGAGTGCACAGTGAGGCGccgtgccagggcccaggacacCAGGACGAACAGACTGGGGACCGAGCCGCCCGAGAACCCCCCcaccagcccctcctcctcagcccaggCTCCACCGCGGGCGCCCGGCAGGCCCCTAACCACAGCCAGCGTCTCAGGCCCCTGCCTGGCCCCCCGCACACCTCCGGGCCGCAGCTCGCAGACGTAGCTGTGCGGCGCTGAGCACAGGTCGGTGTTACACCACCCGGTGGGCCCGAGCCGGACGCAGTGCTCGGCTGTGGCTGGGTGTGGCTCCCCGGGCAGCCAGTTCTGGCAGCTCTCCAGGCTGAAGGCCTCGCCCTGCGGCGCTGGgcccacctccaccccctgcaCAGTCGAGAAGCCGATCCACACGTCTAGGCTCCTGGGGGCGGGTGTGGGATGGCAGGGGGCTCAGGGCACTtctccatcctcccaccctcaCAGCAGCCCGCTGGGAGCCCCATCACTGTCCCCctttccagatggggaaactgaggctcagagcccGGAGAGCAGGGCCCACCAGCCCAGGCTCACAGCAGCACCCACCCACGGGGCCTGTGGGCACCAGCAGGGATCCCCGTGCAGGCCACCTCCCGTATGGCGTGCCCAGGAGTGTCCGGAGGCTGCCCCCAGCTCGTGTCCACCTCTGCATCTGCAGAGCTGACAGGAACGGCCCCACCGGCCGGCGCCACCTGCTCACCAGGGCCGGCccagctcccacctccctcctcctgaGACTCCCCAGCCGCAGGCTCTGCCCCAGTGCTTCAGAGATCTCCCAACCTATGGCCCCTCGGGGGGTGAGGGCAGGCACCTGGTGACCCGGGAGACCAGGAAGCGCTGCACGGCGGGACTGTCCACCATTGCCAGGGCGGCCCCAGCCCAGGCCCGACACTGCTCCTGCGCCTGCAGCCAGGCCGCCTTCTCCACCACCAGGCGGTAGCAGTGCCCGCTGCCAGGGAAGATCTCCGTGTCCGAGGGGCAGAGCGGGTGCACCGCTGGAGACCGGTGGGAACGAGGGTGTCAACGGTCAGTGTGGGCCCAAGACGGGGGTACCAGGCTCTGCCCCATCTGGATGGccctggggaggaaggggagtgGGCAGCAGACACTCACCTCGGGCCGGCTCCTCGCCCAGGGCCACGATGCTGTAGGCGGCCTCCAGGCCTGAACCACCGCGGTTCCGGATGCTGAGGTCGAGGCTCTCGTCACTCTGCACCGAGGACGGGCACACGAGCTCCAGGGTGGCAGGTGCCGCCTCCACCTGCACGTCCGTCCCCAGCAGGGCTGAGCCGGCCCCCAGGGCCAGCACGGCCGTCACGTGATAGCGCCCAGGCAGCACATAGCGATGCGAGGCAGCCGGCCCAGCAGCATCCACCTCGGGGGAGCCATCTCCGAAGTCCCAGCGTGTGGCAGTGACAGGGAGCGGGGCAGCGATGTGGAAGGCTGCTAGCCGGCCAGAGGCCAGGGGTCCGTGGGGCCCCACCAGGGCGGCCCCTGGGGAGGCAGGGAAGACGTGCTGGAGGAGGGTGCGGCCCCTACATGTGGGGGCAGGAGGCGGCGGGGGGCTGGAGCAGAGGGACAGGCAGGCGAAGGAGGCACTGGAGGGCTGGGCCGCCCCACACAGGCACCAGCCCTGCTCCGAGAGGGCTGCGAGGCCCTGGCCGGTGGAGAAGCAGAAGGCGCTGCAGGCCTCTGGCTGAAGCAGGCCTTCGTGGGCAGCTGAAAAGGACACTGCTGCCACGGTGCCTGAGCTGTTGTCAGGGAGGCAGGCGACATACTCCTCACCTAGAAGAGGCAGCCACTGGACCCCGGGTTCTGCTCCTCCTGGCTCCACCCCACCGCCCCCCCATCCGCCTGCCGCACTCACAGGCTCCCATGCTGTTCCCTTGGCCCGGAGGCCCCCCCCCAGAGAGGCCTTCCTGAGCCCTGCCCAGTGTCTGCAGGGCCCAGGTCCCACCTGGCTGGGAAGGACAGAGCTGGCCCCACCCACCGGCACTCACCACAGCCACTGTCCAGCAAGGGGATGCCAAGCAGAGGCTGGCCAGCCAGGGAGCCAGGCCCAGCACACGTGGCTGCCTCGGGCTGCACCACCCGCACCTGCTGCTCCTCCGCCCATCGCGGCAGCCACGCCAGGCCACAGTCACACTCAAACGGGTTCCCACTCAGGTTTCTGCGGGGCAGGGGCAGGTGTTGGGGACCAGGTCTGGTGGGAAGGGTCTACGCCAGCCCCCCACTGGCAACCAGGCCCTGGAGCCACCCTGACAGCACCGCCTCCCCTGCCCCAACCAAGCCGGCACTGGGGGGCTCCAAGCAGGCAGTGAACTGCCCCCAGGATCTGGTCTCAAGCCTGGAAGGGGACACGGACCAACTGGGAGGGCAGAAGGGATATTGGGGGCCTGGGGTCCAGCCAGGACCCCACCCAAAGAACCACAACTTACATTTcacttaaattaaataaattagcaaatattCCTTCCTCTAACGTAGAAATCTTGTTGTTGCTTATATCCCTGGAAGAGGGGGGGGATTCGGCAAAGCTGACGGAAGCCCCCACAGCTGAGCAGCAAGAGGCGGGGCCGCCAGCCCACCCGGAGTGAGCCCCGCATGCTGGCACGACTGGGGGACACTCACAGCTCTGCCAGCGCCGAGAGGTTCGCCAGGAGCCCAACGTCCAGCGCCCGGAGCAGGTTGTGGGAGACGTCTCTGAGGAGTGAGTGGCCgtgggtcagggccagagcccttAGTAGGCCAGAGGCCATCCCTGGGCCCATCCCACACATTTCCAGCATCCCCAAGCTATGGCCTCCCACCCTTGAGCTCCCCAATCCCAGAGGTCAGGAGGGGCCTTTCTGATGGAAGACCCAAATGAACACTCATCTGGGGAAACCAAGCCAGGAGAGGCCTGGGGGCCTCAGCCCTCTGCACCCATCTCAGCCCTATGCCGAGTGCCACTTGGACCTGTCCACCCAGGGCCAGGAAGGGCACGGACCCCCAACCCATCCCACGCAGGGCGAAGGCCCCCCATCCCCTGTCCACAGTCCCCCATAGAGTCAAGGTCTCCCAACCCTGTCCACAGCCCCCACACAGACTCGAGGGGCCCCCATCTCCTGTTCTGAACCCAACAGGGTGGTCCCACTGTGGGACCACAACCAGGTATGACTGTGTGAGAAGCAGGCTCACTACCAGGCTACCAGGGAGCACAGGAGAGCAGGCGCCACCTTGAGGCATAAACCCAGAGAAACAAGACCTCCAAGACGGCCAGGCACTGGGGCACATGCCGGTAACACAGCACCGTGagagctgagatggaaggatcgcctgagcccaggattttgaaaccaccctgggcaacacagtgagaccccgtatctacacaaaatacacattagccaggcatggcagcatgcgcctggggtcccaagtactcgggaggtagaggagagaaaaatcacttgagcccagagaggtcaaggctacagggagctgagatcgcatcactgtactccagcctgggtgaaacggcgagactctacctcaaaaataaacaaatacatacataattaataaataaaacatcaaagacCAGCCGACCTAACTCCATCTAAAATACGCAACTTCTacgcaaaatataaataaaattagaaaacaaactaCCATCTCAGAAAAGCACTAGCAACTTAGACGACATACTAAAGGCCAAAAATACCCTCCTGACACACagttaataaagaaaaagtcAACTATTccagttaaaaagaagaaaaggaaactggctgtggtggcttatgcctgtaatcccagtgctttgggaaggccaggagtttgagaccaggatggacagcatagcaagaccccatctctacaagga
This sequence is a window from Gorilla gorilla gorilla isolate KB3781 chromosome 18, NHGRI_mGorGor1-v2.1_pri, whole genome shotgun sequence. Protein-coding genes within it:
- the LOC115933066 gene encoding LOW QUALITY PROTEIN: polycystin-1-like (The sequence of the model RefSeq protein was modified relative to this genomic sequence to represent the inferred CDS: inserted 2 bases in 2 codons; deleted 10 bases in 8 codons; substituted 2 bases at 2 genomic stop codons), with translation MPPAAPVRLALALGLGLWLGALAGGPGCGCGPCEPPCLCGPAPGAACRVNCSGRGXRTLGPALRIPADATALDVSHNLLRALDVGLLANLSALAELDISNNKISTLEEGIFANLFNLSEINLSGNPFECDCGLAWLPRWAEEQQVRVVQPEAATCAGPGSLAGQPLLGIPLLDSGCGEEYVACLPDNSSGTVAAVSFSAAHEGLLQPEACSAFCFSTGQGLAALSEQGWCLCGAAQPSSASFACLSLCSSPPPPPAPTCRGRTLLQHVFPASPGAALVGPHGPLASGRLAAFHIAAPLPVTATRWDFGDGSPEVDAAGPAASHRYVLPGRYHVTAVLALGAGSALLGTDVQVEAAPATLELVCPSSVQSDESLDLSIRNRGGSGLEAAYSIVALGEEPARAVHPLCPSDTEIFPGSGHCYRLVVEKAAWLQAQEQCRAWAGAALAMVDSPAVQRFLVSRVTRSLDVWIGFSTVQGVEVGPAPQGEAFSLESCQNWLPGEPHPATAEHCVRLGPTGWCNTDLCSAPHSYVCELRPGGPVQDAENLLVGAPSGDLQGPLTPLAQQDGLSAPHEPVEVMVFPGLRLSREAFLTTAEFGTQELRRPAQLRLQVYRLLSTAGTPENGSEPESRSPDNRTQLVPACMPGGRWCPGANICLPLDASCHPQACANGCTSGPGLPGAPYALWREFLFSIPAGPPRAVLGVTLHGQDVLMLPGDLVGLQHDAGPGALLHCSPAPSHPGPQAPYLSANASSWLPHLPAQLEGTWACPACALRLLAATEQLTVLLGLRPNPVLRLPGRYEVLAEVGNGVSRHNLSCSFDVVSPVAGLRVIYPAPHDGRLYVPTNGSALVLQVDSGANATATARWPGGSVSARFENACPALVATFVPGCPWETNDTLFSAVALPWLSEGEHVMDVVVENSASRANLSLRVTAEEPICGLRATPSPEARVLQGVLVRYSPVVEAGSDMVFRWTINDKQSLTFQNVVFNVIXQSAAVFKLSLTASNHVSNVTVNYNVTVERMNRMQGLRVSTVPAVLSPNATLALTAGVLVDSAVEVAFLWTFGDGEQALHQFQPPYNESFPVPDPSVAQVLVEHNVTHTYAAPGEYVLTVLASNPFENRTQQVPVSVRASLPSMAVGVSDGVLVAGRPITFYPHPLPSPGGVLYTLDFGDGSPVLTQSHPAANHTYASRGTYHVRLEVNNTVSGAAAQADVRVFEELRGLSVDMSLAVEQGAPVVVSAAVQTGDNITWTFEMGDGTVPSGPEATVEHVYLRAQNCTVTVGATSPAGHLARSLHVLVFVLEVLRVEPTACIPTQPDARLTAYVTGNPAHYLFDWTFGDGSSNTTVRGCPTVTHNFTRSGTFPLALVLSSRVNRAHYFTSICVEPEVGNVTLQPERQFVQLGDEARLVACAWPPFPYRYTWDFGTEEAAPARAGGPEVTFIYRDPGSYLVTVTASNNISAANDSALVEVQEPVLVTSIKVSGSLGLELQQPYLFSAVGRGRPPASYLWDLGDGGRLEGPEVTHAYNSTGDFTVRVAGWNEVSRSEAWLNVTVRRRVWGLVVNASRTVVPLNGSVSFSTSLEAGSDVRYSWVLCDRCTPIPGVPTISYTFRSVGTFNIIVTAENEVGSTQDSIFVYVLQLIEGLQVVGGGRYFPTNHTVQLQAVVRDGTNISYSWTAWRDRGPALAGSGKGFSLTALEASTYHVQLRATNMLGSAWDNCTVDFVEPVGWLMVAASPNPAAVNTSVTLSAELAGGSGVVYTWSLEEGLSWETPESFTTHSFPTPGLHLVTMTAGNPLGSANATVXVDVQVPVSGLSIRASEPGGSFVAAGSSVPFWGQLATGTNVSWCWAVPGRSSKRGSHVTMVFPDAGTFSIRLNASNAVSWVSATYNLTVEEPIVGLVLWASSKVVAPGQLVHFQILLAAGSAVTFRLQVGGASPEVLPGPVFSHSFPRVGDHVVSVQGKNHVSWAQAQVRIVVLEAVSGLQVPNCCEPGIATGTERNFTARVQRGSWVADAWYFSLQKVQGDSLVILSGRDVTYTPVAARLLEIQVRAFNALGSENRTLVLEVQDAVQYVALRSGPCFTNSSAQFEAATSPSPRRVAYHWDFGDGSPGQDTDEPRAEHSYLRPGDYRVQVNASNLVSFFVAQATVTVQVLACREPEVDVVLPLQVLMRRSQRNYLDAHVELRDCVTYQTEYRWEVYRTASCQRPGRPARVALPGVDVSRPHLVLPRLALPVGHYCFVFVVSFGDTPLARSIQANVTVAPERLVPITEGGSYRVWSDTQDLVLDESESYDPNLEDGDRTPLSFHWACVASTQREAGGCALNFGPRGSSTVTIPRERLRLAAGVEYTFSLTVWKAGRKEEATNQTVLIRSGRVPSVSLECVSCKAQAVYEVSRSSYVYLEDRCLNCSSGSKQGRWAARTFSNKTLVLDETTTSTGSAGMRLVLRRGVLRDGEGYTFTLTVLGRSGEEEGCASIRLSPNRPPLGGSCRLFPLGAVHALTTKVHFECMGWHDAEDAGAPLVYALLLRRCRQGHCEEFCVYKGSLSSYEAVLPPGFRPHFEVGLAVVVQDQLGAAVVALNRSLAITLPEPNGSATGLTVWLHGLTTSVLLGLLRQANPQHVIEYSLALVTVLNEYEQALEVAAEPKHERQRRAQIRKNITETLVSLRVHTVDDIQQIAAALAQCMGPSRELVCRSCLKQMLHKXEAMMRILQAETTVGTMTPTAIGDSILNITGDLIHLASSDVRAPQPSELGAELGAESPSRMVASQAYNLTSALMRILMRSRVLNEEPLTLTGEEIVAQGKRSDPQSLLCYGCTPGPGCHFSIPEAFSGALANFSDVVQLIFLVDSNPFPFGYISNYTVSTKVASMAFQTQAGAQIPIERLASECAITVKVPNNSDWVARGHHSSANSVVVQPQASVGAVVTLDSSNPAAVLHLQLNYTLLDDRYLSEEPEPYLAVYLHSEPRPNEHNCSASRRIRPESLQGANHRPYTFFISPGTRDPAGSYHLNLSSHFRWSALEVSVGLYTSLCQYFSEEDVVWRTEALLPLEETSPCQAVCLTRHLAAFSASLFVPPSHVRFVFPEPTADVNYIVMLTCAVCLVTYMVMAAIVHKLDQLDASRGRAIPFCGQRGRFKYEILVKTGWGRGSGTTAHVGIMLYGVDSQSGHRHLDGDRAFHRNSLDIFWIATPHSLGSVWKIRVWHDNKGLSPAWFLQHIIVRNLQTARSAFFLVNDWLSVETEANGGPVEKEVLAVSDAALLRFRRLLVAKLQRGFFDKHIWLSIWDRPPRSRFTHMQRATCCVLLICLFLGANAVWYGAVGDSAYSTGRVSRLSPLSINTVAVGLVSSVVVYPVYLAILFLFRMSRSKVGWGWGPGSTGNGAWASAPCPGPPLSSAAARGKGVHQRLLGKGQHT